A region from the Diadema setosum chromosome 13, eeDiaSeto1, whole genome shotgun sequence genome encodes:
- the LOC140236533 gene encoding uncharacterized protein, which translates to MKPYGRRNLDQQQKIFNYRLSRARRVVENAFGILALRFQCFLGQMRQEPDTVRLLVEAAIMLHNLIRKRYQALDVLMLDQEDAQHNLIPGAWRTAAITVRKSCDAVMLS; encoded by the exons ATGAAACCCTATGGCCGTCGTAACCTTGACCAACAGCAGAAGATCTTCAACTACAGGCTGTCCAGGGCAAGGCGTGTTGTTGAAAACGCCTTTGGTATTCTGGCCTTGCGGTTCCAGTGCTTCCTTGGCCAGATGAGACAGGAACCAGACACAGTCCGCCTGCTCGTTGAAGCTGCCATCATGCTGCACAACCTCATCAGGAAGCGCTATCAGGCACTGGACGTCCTCATGTTGGACCAGGAGGATGCCCAGCACAACCTCATCCCTGGAGCTTGGAGAACTGCCGCAATCAC TGTGAGAAAGTCCTGCGATGCAGTCATGCTTTCATAG
- the LOC140236534 gene encoding uncharacterized protein, giving the protein MTTNRTFWRRRHGHALWRGVDAPDFSDQEWRKHFRMSRDTFEYIAEQLRPLLDKRTPNGQRRTIHYKKRLAIVLWWLATPTEYRSLATLFGIGISTLCNLTREVCHAIKETLLHQYISLPSGHRLQETIHGFERRGFPQCAGAIDGTHLPIIAPCDSPADYHNRKGWHSIILQAIVDHNYCFTDINIGWPGRTHDARVLANSDFYHRAENEGQLFPVQHNRMINGVEVPVVIIGDPAYPLKRWLMKAFPNTGHLTRNQQNFNFRLSSARMVVENAFGRLKGRWRRLLKRNDVDTAFASEVAAVCCVLHNICEVYREHYYPEWDVRREEERRLQQPVLNNPVRRQGHDAEARAIREAIMNDMVA; this is encoded by the exons ATGACAACTAATCGGACATTCTGGCGAAGGAGACATGGACATGCTTTGTGGAGAGGTGTTGATGCCCCTGACTTCAGCGATCAGGAATGGCGGAAACATTTCCGAATGTCCCGTGACACGTTCGAATATATTGCAGAACAGCTCCGACCCCTTCTTGATAAAAGAACCCCGAATGGACAGCGACGAACCATCCACTACAAGAAGAGACTGGCCATTGTTTTGTGGTGGCTGGCAACTCCAACCGAATATAGGAGCCTTGCAACTCTGTTTGGAATTGGTATTTCAACTCTCTGTAACCTTACCAGAGAGGTCTGCCACGCGATAAAGGAGACTCTTTTGCATCAGTACATATCGCTACCTTCCGGACATCGCCTTCAAGAAACAATACATGGTTTCGAACGGAGGGGGTTTCCCCAGTGTGCTGGGGCCATTGATGGCACGCACCTTCCCATCATTGCGCCGTGCGACAGTCCTGCCGATTACCACAATAGAAAAGGCTGGCACTCGATCATTCTCCAGGCGATAGTGGACCACAACTACTG TTTCACAGACATAAATATCGGGTGGCCAGGGCGTACTCATGATGCGAGGGTGTTGGCTAACTCCGACTTCTATCACAGAGCAGAAAATGAAGGCCAACTGTTTCCAGTACAG CACAATCGCATGATTAATGGAGTGGAAGTACCTGTGGTGATAATCGGGGATCCGGCCTACCCACTTAAAAGGTGGCTTATGAAGGCGTTTCCCAACACTGGCCATCTCACAAGGAACCAGCAAAACTTCAATTTCAGGCTCAGTTCGGCAAGAATGGTTGTGGAGAATGCCTTTGGACGTCTAAAAGGGCGATGGAGGCGCCTTCTCAAGCGGAACGACGTCGACACGGCATTCGCGTCTGAGGTGGCGGCAGTATGTTGCGTTCTCCATAACATTTGCGAGGTCTACAGAGAACATTACTACCCTGAATGGGATGTCCGAcgagaagaggagagaagactgCAGCAGCCAGTACTTAACAACCCTGTGCGCAGACAAGGCCATGATGCTGAGGCACGAGCCATACGGGAAGCTATTATGAATGACATGGTGGCCTAA